In Desulfosalsimonas propionicica, the following are encoded in one genomic region:
- a CDS encoding MerR family transcriptional regulator, whose amino-acid sequence MENNKSENLCQIGEIAKMAGTTVRTVRYYMEEGFIEPAARSAGGFYLFFPQAADTVFFVQKLRDAGFALKQIRALYEARKNGATGDEASSRVLALLEEQKRAVEKKIADYQKLEVEIREAMDLVSRCQGCERAPNRETCRKCSVVTSREKLPLPCQAII is encoded by the coding sequence ATGGAAAACAACAAGTCTGAAAATCTTTGTCAGATCGGAGAGATTGCCAAAATGGCCGGCACCACCGTTCGCACTGTCCGCTATTACATGGAAGAGGGATTTATTGAACCGGCTGCCCGAAGCGCCGGGGGCTTTTACCTGTTTTTTCCCCAAGCGGCGGATACGGTTTTTTTTGTCCAAAAACTCAGGGATGCCGGTTTTGCCTTAAAACAGATCAGGGCCCTTTACGAGGCCCGCAAAAACGGCGCCACGGGCGATGAAGCAAGCAGCCGGGTCCTGGCCCTGCTCGAAGAACAAAAGCGCGCGGTTGAAAAAAAAATCGCCGATTATCAGAAACTGGAAGTCGAAATCCGTGAAGCCATGGATCTGGTAAGTCGATGTCAAGGGTGTGAACGGGCGCCAAACCGGGAAACCTGCCGGAAATGCAGCGTAGTGACCTCCAGAGAAAAACTGCCGCTGCCTTGCCAGGCCATCATATAA